atgcaatctttatgacgtctccgaAATAAGTTGCGGGTGACCTTTCACGCAGGTTATACTAAAATCACCTACCGCCGCGCCCCTGCGTTACCGGGGCACCTAAAATATGagcataataaatattgtattgcaCATCTTAACGCACGACGTTCGGATACGTCAAAATGATTGCATCAGACTATACACAGAATGATTAGCTGTAAGGTCGCTGTGCTCGTTGTTTTCACGGCGGCCGTGGCGGTGGCGTTTGAAAacaatgtgtccattattttgttatttttggagtcaaaaatttattttcatgaaaatgaaatgggaccaatctggaagtaggtatactcttttaaacaaaaaaaagaatttttaaaattggttaataaatgactaagttattaggtaacaaacattgataaaaaagcatacgcgtcgaattgagagcctcctcctttttttgaagtcagataAAACATCGCTTGAAAATGTAATAATGATTGTTTTAGTAAAAAGTGCGTATGACGTCACGATACGGAACCGCTGCTATTATTTGTaacgtattttttcaatttccaGAActccaaaacaaaaaattttataaaaaaatacagactaTTAATGAAAATGAACCAATAGAAATTTGCGAACTAGAAAaagaatcaccctgtatagtgtACAGTCTACACGGTGTGTTTCCGCTTGGCGGTGGGCTTGTCGAACACCTGCTTCATGCCGCCGCGGAAGTTGGCGAGCCTGGCGGCCGAGCTCTCGTTGCTCCACGCGGAGTCGAACTCCGTGGTGTCCTGGTCCACCAGGTGCGTGTACTTCGTGCGGCCCGAGCGACCGAACTTCTTCACTTGCATCACCTGCGAACAACAGGATTATATAGCTCAGTTAGACACTCGCCTCGTACATCGCTTGTCAATGTCATGCcaactcagaccaactattgtataggacctgcctcgctatacgttaattttctgtcaaagtatatgatcaacgatctaatgcgattataaaaactgtctctatagaatcgatgttaaatagttgtaatcgtgttcgtcggttaaagagctccgtaaaaatacctttttgtgtagttgaataatgtaataaacgggcaaaaacttatagtttagtaaaagatatataccaaatctaagctcgttttcctttgaaaatgacagaaaatttcgtttgtgaatatagatgcgatactggtccttctataattggtctgagcatgcCAAGTGTCATTCAAGGGTTTATATtcagtgaataggcattttcgaCGCGCGCgagtcttgaaggtgcacaaatcattagtgttaggaaacacagaagccgaaAGTGTATTCCACATGATcactgttcttattagaaacgtcaatGCAAAACTTTTGggcgagtcgactggacatcgacaacaaaaggatgccaatttgcacggtgtctcgctgttctgtggtagaatggggatggaGGGACTAGATTAAAAAGATCGTTTgagcactctccgaaatatattcgGTAAAAAACCGAAAGACAGGCAACGTTACGTCGGTGTTGAAGACTTTGCAGGTTCTTTCCAGTCAGAGATTTAACACCAATGTTACGTCTAGCGCAACGATCAACtgagtcaatcaatcaatttatttatttgcagatacatgcattatttatacaggtggtcggtagatgtagatggtaaatgtatcttgccaatttggtatgcaaattatttattaagtatttaatgattcaaatgacaatttgtCAAGTCATACTTGCTGATATTAAGCAGACCCATCCCATAGGTGACTgcagtttttggctggtgggacggcttcggccgtggctagttaccaccctaccggcacggtacgatgccgtgtagaaaccgaaaggggtgtggattttgatcctcctcctaacaagttagctcgcttccatcttagactgcatcatcacttaccatcaggtatgattgtagtcaagggctaacttgtaaagaatataaaaaaaaaaaggtattccATGCTTGTTCGAACCTGTGCTTGATATAGGGTAAGAAGCTGTTTAGAAGAGAAATACCGCTTAACCTTATTAATGATGACTAATTTTTTAGCTGCTGTCTTAGCCTTACTCTCAATGCATTCCCCAAAATTGAGATTGGATGAGATCTTAACACCCAAGAGCTCAATACTGTCGCTGATGGGAATAGATATATTTCAGAAAGTGGGAGCCAAGGTGAAAGGGCTCCTTTTAGCAGTAAAAACACATGCCCCATGCCTGAGTTTTTCAGTTCTGAGTCTTCTAACTGTATATAAATCATGCAACAAACCTTTGGTAAAACAGTCTTGTCAAAGTGATCATCCAATGTTGGTCCAGAGAAATCTTGCTTGAAAACATCCTCTTCTTTGTCCAAATAATACGCGCCTCTGCAAATATTAACACGAAATAATCataatcaatttatataaacaaactgGCTTACCCTATAAATGAAATAGTCATCAGAATTATTTTatcataccctaccctaccctaccctacttcttaagggataagggtagggtaggggtagagtagaggtaggatCACAGAACAAACAACGctcgtggcccgcgtacacccgggtatgcggaacaacgcaagcgtacgctggtttcaatacaaaaaaattgacactttataaatctagttacctcttatatctgtgggtaGGATAGcagtagggtaggttaggggtagggtagggtggaaGTAGagaagggtagggaagaagcgcacattagtcagagcgaagcttgaccgggtccgctagttataacaTAAAGGAATAATGAGCTTACCTGTGATAATACTTTTGCAGGAACTTGTATTTGCCTTTCATGGACTTGTTGGTGATGAGCTTGGGGTTGAGGCGCTGCTCGATGCGTCTCTCCTCTTCTGTCATGTTGCGCATGCGTTCTATGTTCAATAGCTCCTTTTCCATACTGtggaacagaaaaaaaatatgaatgacgatgcacagattaaacaataatGGGCAGATAGAGCTCACGGAAGTAGAcgatgtcgtagccgctccGAATACAAAAAAACTACTTACTACAGTATTCGTGAATTATGATTATGTTACTATTAAACTCAAAAACAGTTAaccaaaattaagtaaatttaaaaatctttacaattaaaaagctACATCTTGactatctattttaattttgattttagctGTCTGTCTGCCAGTCTGCTATGGATGTTACGtaatcaacccacattcggctcactgttgagctcgaatctcctctcagaatgagaggggtcacgCCAATAGTCTGCCACGCTGGcataatgcgaattggcagacttcacacacacagataattaaaaaattctctggtatgcaggtttcctcacgatgttttccttcaccatttgagacatgtgatatttaatttcttaaaatgcacacaatataatcagaggcacaattatccgccctctttaatatgaagcgagtatattaaagtgggcgaataattgtgcctctgagtatattgtgtgcattttaagaatcactaatataataatataatattgataaaataatacaacttACGCCTCCCTTTCTTCTTTGTCTCGTTTGATACGTTTCATTTCGCGAAGCTTCCACGCCTCGTATTCCAACTCGTCATTCTCGTCGTCTGTGCACACGTCATTAATGTTGCCTTCCTTGTGTTCCGACTGGAAACAGAATAATTTGTACAGCttccagtcatcatcatcatccatcattatcagtcagacgtccactgctagacataggcctcttgtatggactcgctccatcgcccactgagtgactttcagccttctaatgaggcccatggTTAGCAACCAAGTTTTTTActagagatgggccgagtactcgtactcggccgaataactcggtcggtgaatgccgagtataccttgtttaagaaaagcattatttagatacatataattaaacaacagtgttaatcaaaaagtatttattagtaatttaggaaatctttgaaaatctcaattaaatttaaatagaattaaaatgaaagatttaaaagagcaactgttgagttaccCCGTCGCTCTTCTCAACAGGAGACAGCGCCTTCTAAGAtgatggtagagtcactacaaatagtcaaccttgacgtttcaaaagtgcttgaaaactaagcctacttgaaaaaaacaattttgaattgaattaatacttgtttacgcGCGTGCAATGggaatttgattgaaccgagttactcggccgagtactcggttaaaaaaaaatttaacctcggttaaaactcggtactcgtcgttactcggcaaaagtgttactcggcgcatctctattTTTTACTATGAACAGACAGACACGGcggaggactttgttttataatatgtgaaGGTGTCaggaaataaattaatgacTATTTATCACCAAACTGTTGAAACACGTTTTTTTTCTTAAGGTTTCTGATACTTAATATGATCTTTTTGACTTATCTCTTCTATCTTTTTGATGTTCTTTTTATGCGGTCAGATCGTCAAAAGAAAAATGGTCCAAAAAGGTCATACAATAGTACCCCAGATATGGGAAAACGAGGCAAGGACAACCACACAAAAGATGGGAAGACGACCTGCCTTTTAGGATGGTATTATATGGATTCGACGGCCTTCgtagtgcagtggtatgcgcggtggatttacaaaacggaggtcctgggttcgatccccggctgggccgattgagatcttcttaattgatccaggtctggctggtgggaggcttcggccgtggctagttaccaccctaccgataaaagacttaccgccaagcgatttagcgttccggtacgatgtcgtgtggaaaccgaaaaggggtgtggattttcatcctcctcctaaaaagttagcccgcttccatcttagactgcatcatcacttaccatcaggtgagattgtagtcaagggctaaattgtaaagaataaaaaaaaaaaaaaaaatggtgaagAAAGCTAAAGACCGAGCAGAGTGGCAAAGTCTGGAGGCTGATGTCGAAGGTCAACCTAACTGATCTGGTGTAATAGAAATTAAGaaatagtattaagtataatatatgtaatcaacagtcataaaaattttaataaaaaaaatacaaccgacttcaaaacctaaaaacgtacccgctaaactaaaaagcgaaaaataacatcataatatgttctacctgctgatcagtatgaaggcggtgctaagccggtgatgtattaattcaagccatgtgagaatatcttatagatttagattttgcagacagtgttgtttcatatggtcctgtcagaaatggctttaattaagacaacaccggctaagcaccgccttcatactgatcagcaggtagaacatattatgatgttatttttcgctttttagtttagcgggtacgtttttaggttttgaagtcggttgtattttttttattaaaatttttattatttttccattgttagtgtaaaatttcatctcaaacgaatacatcagacccctaatgacagtcacaacccatcttggtacaaaattctcagcaatacaaattaatcaagcccaagcacaaggtagctaccgtaaaccgttaaggagttcccttaattgaccttgatcttcatcatcagacccctaataacagacacaactcatataggtagaaagttctcagcaatacgaattaatcaaggccaaacacaaggtagttactgtaaactgttaaggagttcccttaattgtccttggtcttcatcaccaaacccctaaatgacagtcacaacctatctatgtggaaagttctcattaatacaaattaatcaagcccaaacacaaggtaactgctgtgaatcaccaaggagttccctcgtctgttttatggctccatcatcagatcgactttaaaccttcatgaaattatagtgcttaaaagtactaaatggaaaagtatacgaacatactagacacccatataattttcgattccaccatcagatcttgacatgatggcaatgggaccaaaggcgtctttgagtaatcggtgtacatacataaaaaaaaaaaaaaaaaaataccgaccgaattgagaacctcctcctttttgaagtcggttaataaaaataaaggctattttcattttaatttttttattatttttatcactaaCCTGTGTATTTCTCTGTTCAGAACGAATTGTCTCTTCAACTAACTTCAGAGCTTCTCTCCTCTTCTCCTCCTTTTCCTTTCTCGCATCTGACTCTTCTTTTTTCTGTTGCTTCATTTTGCGCTCTCTTTCTGCTACAGTCATTCTCTCTGAAGCTCTTACAAACACAGGCTTGACTCTTGGCCCTGTGTCTTCCTCACTATCTGTGTATTCAGTGTCTGATGATCCACTCTCTTCTTTGTCACCGTCTAACATttcctcatcatcatctctACCAAGAACTTCCTTTTCTGCCTCcctgtaatgtatttttaaatgtggCATACTAACATtcactataattaaaaaaagcagACCTGATGCATTTGGATGGGCACTACAAGACCAAAGAAGAGTCACTTTGCAGGCTTTCCTCAATAAGGACAGAAAGACAAATCAGTTATCAAGTAGTCAATTATGCACTCTGTGCCATTGTTAAATCTTAGGCAGAAGTTCAATgcacttattaaaataatcaaaaaaacatTGTTGTTCATTATTCTTACTAAAACTCTGGCTTGATACATTTgagataatttgttttatttgctaaaaatgcatttgcatacaaaataattaatgctaatatgtatatgtatgtaagtatgagAAACGgctattctaatattaataattctaGATAGATGATACAATATTCCATTTCCACCAAAACGCTTTCTAAATTGCTGCCATTTACTAACCTAGCAGCAAGTTTAGCCTTGACAGCCTGCCTGCGTCTCTCAATTTCTTCTTCGTCCAAGTCATCCTCACTTTCAGAGCTATGCTTGGCTTCATCCTCGCTGGATTCAGATTCTGGCTCTGGTTCAGCATCAATGATCTCCGGCTTGTGCTCAGCGCGACGCTGAGGTGAATGTGCTGCATCACGCAAACGGCGCAGGCGGGGATCATCAACCTGTAAATAATGGTATATATGCAATTAAAAGGTTGTCCATATAATTGTCCTTGCTATATACAGGCCTATGTACAGGAACAAagagcaacctacattggttcTTAAGCGACAGTTGATGAGGCTAACAGCGACATGGGCAGCCTGCTAAGCTGGAGCAAGCTCAGCTGGATGAAGTGAATCCAGCAGGGACCTACAGTGGACCCACACACAATGACCAATAACGTGGCTAAGTGTGGATACAGCCCaataggaagaagaagaaggcctatgtccagcagtaaaaaaaaaccttggttGAGTTtgctgtgggctcttctcagaccaaggcgtgaacccttgtaactttaattttaagttttcgactattattaccaccattcgatttaattaaattatgatataatcttgacctttcaaaagtgcttgtaaactaagcctaagcaaaaaaattaatgaattttgactttttaagcGTCCTCTGAAAtgcaaagcaaaaaaaaactaatttttggTTTACACGTGGCAATTCTTGAGTGTTTTGCTAGCTCTCAACAGACACTCTCACTGGGAAGGCAGAATAGACAGACCAATCATCTATTTTgccttatcttttttttttctctcttgtTTCTTTGTCTATCGGACATCAGTCTTTGGACCATAATCCGATCAAATTACTTAAATCTGATCAAATGACTTGCCTTATCTACAAATACAATTAATGGTCTAACTGTTTGAAAGGCACTTTTGAATATCAAAAGCCTGTCAACTAAGcctataaaataaacgaattttgaatttgaatattgccatatttattgaaaaaatcaagtgtatgataaaaaaaaatgtttgaaaaaatTACTTCTGTCTCTGAATCACTTGGCACTTCCTCTTTTCTGGTAATTATTTGTGCTATCTGATGTCTCCTCTCTGGCCTTTGCTGTTCTATGAAATCTTCAGCATCAGATTCCTCAGATGATGATACCCCTTGAGCATAATCCGGTTTCTTGCCTGATATGTATCGCTGAACTTTTACTTTTTGCATAGAAATCTCACCTGAAAATTACAGTATGTTACAATGACATACAAtacaaaagcctcaatagctcactggtaagagcggttggactcatcaccatgGGGTGGTGGTTACATCCCCGCCTCGTTGATCTATTGTTGTTGTGTACtcataatacagtctttcccgactagttggaggggaacggaaatattggtcatattataaaaaatatgacaaatattattttaaaaaaaataaaacaaaaaatatttattatatcgtTCAGTAATCAGTGACAAACTGTCCAGTTGTTGCACTGGTTAACCTGTAAGGCTTCGGCTCTGGGATATGATTTAactactttttataaaatatagtttcaatATTGACCTTACCTTTTTCATTTCGAATAGGCACAGCACCTGCTGTGCTTTGTATCCCAATAGGTTGCGCTGGCAAGGCATTCATTTTGAACGCTGTGTTCAAAGCAGTATTAACTTTATATGATCATTACCTTTACCGCATTAAGTGATGAAATTcctaacttatttttatttacttagtttATTTTGGTTTAATTCTAAATGAGAAATACGTAtatcattcattaaaaattacaaaacacaGACTCAAAACACTCAGACGAAAATAAACAGCAAAAGCAGTCATCACaattcacagcacagaacagaTGACGGAGATAtaaccaaagagtaaattaatatatagggTATGGATATAACTTGCACCACAGATTACTGATAGATTACATAAACAACTCACCGTACCAAAGAGTCTAACATCACCAAACCAAGTACcttttcagggttccgtagtccacaagtccgtccgcggcttagcgcagagactattactactggAAAGCATTAAATTGGCATGATTATGTACATTGAAATGTGAAcgaagtcgtaaaataaaattatgaaaaatatttttttggtaccTCACTAATATGTACCTAAAGTGGGGAtagttttttttactcgtttatctcatatcgtggggtatcgttggatagctatttaaaagatatgagcGGTCTATTTCCAAtacttttcgatttagggatcagtttgtaaaatattgattttaattaaagagctattttttgttagagtcaagtgtctcCACCCTCaaccggctaaacggttatttAGGTATACGTAAAAATCACAAAAGTtggatatataataaaattacaaggaaaacatTAACGGATTTTAAGCAatcgctatttaaagagtaacagtcgaccaacttaaaaaacgtagttggtaatcgaaaattgcatagtAATTCCgttgtttattaaaaagataaagttatcagtaagataactcagagtttgttaaaactagaaagataaaatgtagtatgagtatgtatattaatttcgtctaaaaatataaaaaaaatcgggtTCCTTCCTTACATGCAAAGTCAGCATACATTTttcatcgtctatcccatggcatggggtatggttatcggtatttttagCATTACATATGGGaataaagtgctaacttaatctacggaaccctactctgcgcgtggcccgacatgcacttggccggttttttgtttttccttaTCATATGTCATGTCAAAACAAGGTTAACCAGtttatcattaaaaatttaaaatatcaaccTTCACAGCTTTCTGCTTGTTATTTTGTCCCTCTCTACTTGTGGAAATAGGGATTATGgttattaaaagtataaaataagttATCATTGTATTGTTCACTTTTATCAGAAATGGTTATTTAGTGTAACGATTTTGTCAAACgctgttgtttaattttttaatttttttgttttaaaattctaaattgcaTACAATGACATCTACAAGTGAACTTGAAAGTATAGATACTTTAGTATCGCGTTCTTTATCAGATTCCGATTTAGAAGAGTTCAACAGAATTTATTACGGCAGAAAAGATAAGCATTCACTAGCAATCAAAACGGAAAACATCGAATATgctgaaaaaaacaattttgaaattgcTGCATACGATTTTCCAGCTCAAAAAGAAGAATGCAGAAGTCCACGTATTGTTCGAGTGGGTATAATTCAAAATTCGATTGCAACTCCTACTGATAAACCTATCAACGAACAAAGACAAgggatttttaataaaattcgtaATATAATAGACACTGCGGCTGCTGAGGGTGTTAACATTGTATGCTTGCAGGAGGCCTGGGGTATGCCTTTCTTTTTTTGTACTAGAGAAAAGCTACCGTGGTGTGAATTCGCAGAATCTGCCACTGAAGGTGAGAGTGTACAATTTCTGAAATCATTGGCTGTAAAACATGGAATGGTAATAGTATCACCAATCTTGGAAAGAGATGATGCTCATGGAGATACAATATG
This genomic interval from Bicyclus anynana chromosome 17, ilBicAnyn1.1, whole genome shotgun sequence contains the following:
- the LOC112054027 gene encoding microfibrillar-associated protein 1 codes for the protein MNALPAQPIGIQSTAGAVPIRNEKGEISMQKVKVQRYISGKKPDYAQGVSSSEESDAEDFIEQQRPERRHQIAQIITRKEEVPSDSETEVDDPRLRRLRDAAHSPQRRAEHKPEIIDAEPEPESESSEDEAKHSSESEDDLDEEEIERRRQAVKAKLAAREAEKEVLGRDDDEEMLDGDKEESGSSDTEYTDSEEDTGPRVKPVFVRASERMTVAERERKMKQQKKEESDARKEKEEKRREALKLVEETIRSEQRNTQSEHKEGNINDVCTDDENDELEYEAWKLREMKRIKRDKEEREAMEKELLNIERMRNMTEEERRIEQRLNPKLITNKSMKGKYKFLQKYYHRGAYYLDKEEDVFKQDFSGPTLDDHFDKTVLPKVMQVKKFGRSGRTKYTHLVDQDTTEFDSAWSNESSAARLANFRGGMKQVFDKPTAKRKHTV